A genome region from Bacillaceae bacterium IKA-2 includes the following:
- a CDS encoding DUF3900 domain-containing protein has product MDFTIQYISFSVISVEGSGEQATKSYKQLAALDEYNYNESHLKPFLDGELMKITKRKVERHPKSEQVPTKIGRFAVEPGYDLASNPNYNSFNRIRSATNIDEFSTGCRELNQVYTDSTAIRGGVLLVVSAKLNNYFDEPFVFVLKCDFEQKVASITDEKTLINNVEMAITTKNMKSIQYPYMPEEGIVELSELKIHQASHSRYFEDFLRGVSYEKSMPEIVKAQMVELVYQELDTSYAEPCEERTQRETELETWATSPKRELQEKWTEEQVVEATSRIVEHAPEVELKLKLDHISVKGLLSDFGDSIHIAKVKDRYVVILEGELFQFEKNVSPIEFLKPAELHEIVKKFE; this is encoded by the coding sequence ATGGATTTTACGATACAATACATATCTTTTTCAGTTATTTCGGTTGAAGGTAGTGGTGAACAGGCTACCAAATCATATAAACAACTAGCTGCCTTGGACGAATATAACTATAACGAAAGTCATCTTAAACCGTTTTTAGACGGAGAACTTATGAAGATTACAAAGCGAAAGGTCGAACGACACCCAAAATCAGAGCAAGTTCCGACAAAAATCGGTCGCTTCGCCGTTGAACCTGGATATGACTTAGCTTCAAACCCTAATTACAATTCATTTAACCGCATTCGCAGCGCGACAAACATTGACGAATTTTCAACCGGTTGTCGCGAACTAAACCAAGTGTACACGGATAGCACTGCAATCCGTGGTGGAGTGTTATTAGTTGTTTCAGCAAAGTTAAACAACTATTTCGATGAACCATTTGTTTTTGTTTTAAAATGTGATTTCGAACAAAAGGTAGCATCGATTACAGATGAAAAAACGTTAATTAACAATGTAGAAATGGCGATTACGACTAAAAATATGAAGTCAATTCAATATCCATATATGCCTGAAGAAGGCATTGTTGAGCTTAGTGAATTAAAAATCCACCAAGCGTCGCACTCCCGCTATTTTGAAGATTTCTTAAGAGGAGTTTCCTATGAGAAATCGATGCCTGAAATTGTCAAGGCACAAATGGTTGAGTTAGTCTACCAAGAATTAGATACCTCTTATGCGGAACCTTGCGAAGAACGTACGCAGCGAGAAACAGAACTTGAAACATGGGCTACTAGCCCCAAACGTGAGCTACAGGAAAAGTGGACCGAAGAACAAGTGGTCGAAGCTACTTCCCGAATTGTCGAACACGCTCCGGAAGTTGAGTTAAAGTTAAAACTTGATCATATTTCTGTAAAAGGTCTACTCTCAGATTTCGGGGATTCAATTCATATCGCTAAAGTTAAAGACCGTTACGTAGTTATTCTTGAAGGAGAACTATTTCAGTTTGAGAAAAACGTCTCCCCAATTGAGTTTTTAAAGCCCGCTGAGTTACATGAAATTGTTAAAAAATTCGAATAA
- a CDS encoding alpha/beta hydrolase, whose product MLYYREYIYDHAKPWVTFIHGAGGNSNTFFKQIKDFRQHFNVLLIDLRGHGKSIKSRWKKGDSFVQISEEVIEVLDHLKIKETHFIGVSLGTIVIQTLAQKYPKRISSMILGGAIIKFNVRTSFLLTLGNLGKYFIPYMWLYRFFAWILMPKSTHAQSRNAFVDQAKKMCQKEFIRWFSITRAINPFLSLLQRDFFNIPTLFVMGEEDYLFLPPVKHLVEQNSELAFKCIKNSGHVCNIDQPEIFNTTTIKFIFEQNQLKKVLQI is encoded by the coding sequence GTGCTATACTACCGAGAATATATATATGACCATGCAAAACCGTGGGTAACATTTATTCATGGTGCAGGTGGCAATTCCAACACCTTCTTTAAGCAAATCAAAGATTTCCGCCAGCATTTCAACGTACTTCTTATCGACCTGCGTGGGCATGGAAAATCAATAAAATCTCGTTGGAAAAAAGGAGATTCATTTGTCCAAATTTCTGAAGAAGTTATTGAAGTCCTTGATCATTTAAAAATTAAGGAAACTCATTTTATCGGTGTTTCTTTAGGCACAATCGTTATTCAAACACTCGCTCAAAAATATCCGAAACGAATTAGTTCAATGATTTTAGGTGGAGCAATTATTAAATTTAATGTCCGCACAAGTTTTTTGCTGACATTAGGAAATCTGGGCAAGTATTTTATTCCATATATGTGGCTTTATCGATTTTTCGCTTGGATTCTTATGCCTAAGTCTACACATGCCCAATCTCGTAATGCCTTTGTTGACCAAGCAAAAAAAATGTGTCAAAAGGAATTCATCCGCTGGTTCTCGATCACTCGAGCCATTAATCCATTTTTAAGCTTGCTACAACGAGATTTCTTTAATATTCCAACACTGTTTGTAATGGGCGAAGAAGATTATTTATTCTTACCGCCTGTAAAACATTTAGTTGAACAAAACAGTGAGTTAGCTTTTAAATGTATTAAAAATTCTGGTCATGTCTGCAACATAGACCAGCCCGAGATTTTTAATACCACTACAATAAAATTTATTTTTGAGCAAAATCAACTTAAGAAGGTTTTACAAATATAA
- the pssA gene encoding CDP-diacylglycerol--serine O-phosphatidyltransferase: MRFTKMIPNMLTLGNLYCGFLSIGFAADGQYKNAAILILIGMMLDSMDGRVARMLKVDSALGTQLDSLADIVTFGVAPSFLVYYTYFYQFGIIGFAVAGLFPLFGAYRLARFNTGAIIASSNYFVGVPITAAGGILALLTLFGDSIPNIITTVIFTGMCFLMVSKIRIPSFKEIPLPKYGTIVTLFLGASLYVVYKGTYEQFPYLIYIAAPIYIAYLAYRFKKGKRQKSRFRN, encoded by the coding sequence ATGCGTTTTACCAAAATGATCCCCAACATGTTAACATTGGGGAATTTATATTGTGGTTTTTTATCAATCGGATTTGCTGCAGATGGGCAATATAAAAATGCAGCTATTTTAATACTAATTGGAATGATGTTAGATAGTATGGATGGCAGAGTGGCTAGAATGTTAAAAGTAGACAGTGCCTTAGGTACACAGTTAGATTCTTTGGCTGATATTGTCACATTTGGAGTAGCGCCATCATTTTTAGTGTATTATACATATTTTTACCAATTTGGGATCATAGGTTTCGCTGTCGCTGGATTATTTCCTTTATTTGGAGCTTACCGCTTGGCTAGATTTAACACTGGCGCGATAATTGCTTCGAGTAATTATTTTGTTGGAGTTCCAATTACTGCGGCTGGAGGTATTCTGGCGTTATTAACGCTTTTTGGAGACTCAATCCCTAATATTATTACAACGGTTATTTTTACGGGAATGTGCTTTTTAATGGTTAGTAAAATTAGAATCCCTAGTTTTAAAGAAATACCTCTTCCAAAATACGGAACGATCGTCACGTTGTTTTTAGGCGCTTCCTTGTATGTGGTCTATAAAGGAACTTATGAACAATTTCCCTATCTTATTTATATCGCGGCTCCAATTTATATTGCCTATTTAGCCTATCGCTTTAAAAAAGGAAAAAGGCAAAAAAGTCGTTTTAGAAACTAA
- a CDS encoding DUF1450 domain-containing protein: MKKILFCQENDFKTKNIYKRLKSLDLDVKIKRIDCIGECKTCKHSPFSIIDGKVIKSDTAEDLYKKISKKIIL, translated from the coding sequence ATGAAAAAAATCCTTTTTTGCCAAGAAAATGATTTTAAAACAAAAAATATATATAAAAGGTTAAAATCCCTTGACCTAGACGTTAAGATAAAGCGGATAGATTGTATTGGTGAGTGTAAAACTTGTAAACATAGTCCCTTTTCTATAATTGACGGGAAAGTTATCAAATCTGATACTGCCGAGGACCTTTACAAAAAAATTAGTAAAAAAATTATATTGTAA
- a CDS encoding ABC transporter ATP-binding protein, producing MLKVLSFLKSYKKPIYIALFLMAVELFIELWHPLLIAKIINEGILKNDLSVVLTWGGVMIGLTFIGFIAGIINSFYAAHVSQGFGYDVRKSLFYKVQSFSFANLNQFATSSLITRLTNDVNQMQNLVFIGLRIMVRAPLLIIGGVIMALIVNWKLAIILVVLIPLLLLFLVWLMGKGVKQFRYVQEKLDTVNRVMRENLTGMRLVKAFLRKRHEQNRFGKASQELKDGTIGALRLIELTMPVLLLIMNLAIIFILWFGSFQVTDGEANIGEIVAIVNYATRIMFAFSVFSFILMSLARGKASSSRIAEVLDAETDLVDGTETPIFQEFNQDKLKFDHVSFCYPNTNVVVLKDISFKAQKGEIVALLGATGSGKTSLFQLIPRLYDVDSGEIYVDDHNIKNMKLTVLRNKIGFVPQETRLFSGTVMDNIFWGKENATMEEVIEAAKAAEIHETIIKLPKQYDTVLGQKGVNLSGGQKQRLSIARALIRKPEILLLDDSSSALDLQTEAKILQAIKELSCTTLIITQKISTVMVADKILLLEDGEIVAQGDHELLLSTNLLYQKIYQSQYHQEVATNE from the coding sequence ATGTTAAAAGTATTGTCATTTTTAAAGTCATATAAAAAACCAATCTATATTGCTTTGTTCCTTATGGCTGTTGAACTTTTTATTGAACTTTGGCACCCATTATTAATTGCAAAAATAATCAATGAGGGAATTTTAAAAAATGATCTTTCAGTTGTTTTAACTTGGGGCGGAGTTATGATTGGCTTGACATTTATCGGCTTTATCGCAGGGATTATTAACTCATTTTATGCTGCCCATGTTAGTCAAGGTTTTGGGTATGATGTACGAAAAAGTTTGTTTTATAAAGTTCAATCATTTTCGTTCGCTAATTTAAATCAATTTGCGACTTCGTCATTAATAACGCGGCTAACAAATGACGTCAATCAAATGCAAAATCTAGTTTTTATTGGTCTAAGAATAATGGTTCGGGCACCATTACTGATTATTGGTGGAGTCATTATGGCTTTAATTGTAAATTGGAAGCTAGCGATTATTTTAGTTGTTCTCATCCCACTTTTACTATTATTTTTAGTTTGGTTAATGGGCAAAGGTGTTAAACAATTTCGTTATGTCCAAGAAAAATTGGATACAGTTAATCGGGTGATGAGAGAAAATTTAACTGGAATGCGACTAGTAAAAGCATTTTTAAGAAAAAGACACGAGCAGAACCGTTTTGGAAAGGCAAGCCAAGAATTAAAAGATGGAACAATTGGCGCCTTGAGGCTCATCGAGTTAACGATGCCGGTACTCCTGTTGATTATGAATCTTGCTATTATATTTATCCTATGGTTTGGAAGTTTTCAAGTTACTGATGGTGAAGCTAATATTGGTGAAATTGTCGCGATTGTAAATTATGCGACAAGAATTATGTTTGCTTTTTCTGTTTTTTCGTTTATTTTAATGAGCTTGGCGCGAGGAAAAGCTTCTTCTAGCCGGATTGCCGAAGTATTAGATGCAGAGACAGATCTAGTTGATGGAACAGAAACACCAATTTTTCAAGAATTTAATCAAGATAAACTAAAATTTGATCATGTATCTTTTTGCTATCCAAATACGAATGTAGTTGTACTTAAAGATATTTCTTTTAAGGCGCAAAAAGGTGAAATAGTCGCCCTTCTTGGTGCGACAGGATCAGGAAAAACATCACTATTCCAGTTAATTCCAAGATTGTACGATGTTGATAGTGGTGAAATTTATGTTGATGACCATAACATTAAGAATATGAAACTAACAGTTTTACGTAATAAAATCGGCTTTGTTCCTCAAGAAACACGCCTTTTTTCAGGAACAGTCATGGACAACATTTTTTGGGGCAAAGAAAATGCAACAATGGAAGAAGTTATTGAAGCTGCAAAAGCGGCCGAGATCCATGAAACAATTATCAAGCTGCCAAAACAATATGATACGGTCCTTGGACAAAAAGGGGTAAACCTATCAGGAGGGCAAAAGCAACGACTATCTATTGCAAGAGCGTTAATACGAAAGCCTGAAATTTTATTATTAGATGATAGTTCAAGTGCGCTTGATTTACAAACAGAAGCCAAAATTCTTCAGGCTATTAAGGAACTTTCATGTACAACACTGATTATTACCCAAAAAATTAGTACAGTCATGGTGGCTGATAAAATTTTACTATTAGAAGATGGGGAAATTGTTGCCCAAGGGGATCATGAATTACTGCTTAGTACTAACCTTTTGTATCAAAAGATTTATCAGTCTCAGTATCATCAGGAGGTGGCGACAAATGAGTAA
- a CDS encoding ABC transporter ATP-binding protein, with the protein MSKHSQFIRNGAPQKAKDIRSTVRRVWAYLSEKKRLISVVLLLVTISALLTLLGPYLIGVTVDEFIIAKKTAGLLQLLLFLAVIYLLNSIVIWLQNHLMISIAQNTVYRMRRHLFRHLHRLPISYFDKKKHGELMSRLTNDMENVSSTLNSSVIQIFSSVLTLVGTISVMIYLSPLLTAITLTIVPMLFFGMKWITIRTRKYFREQQRNLGEINGFIEETISGQSVVKTFSQEEKVIKQFMEKNEQLKKTGYWAQAYSGLIPKLMNVLNNLSFAIIAFAGGILALNNLISIGVIVMFTQYSRQFTRPLNDLANQYNSLLSAVAGAERVFEVMDEEKEQEVVNSLDLDSVKGDVEFRHVSFSYERDEPIIFDVSFRINQGETVALVGPTGAGKTTVINLLSRFYDPDQGLVTIDGKNIALIKRDSLRQHMGFVLQDPFLFEETILENIRYGKLEATDDEVIEAAKQANADSFIRKLPNKYQTKLSQDGEGISQGQKQLISIARAILAKPRILILDEATSSIDTITEIKIQEALRRLMKGRTSFVIAHRLNTIQQADKIIVLNEGRLIEEGTHVSLLEQKGFYFQLYKGHLKSEDVIYK; encoded by the coding sequence ATGAGTAAACATTCTCAATTTATTCGGAATGGTGCGCCACAAAAAGCGAAAGATATTCGCAGTACAGTACGTCGAGTTTGGGCTTACTTATCAGAAAAAAAACGTTTAATAAGCGTCGTGTTGCTACTTGTTACGATTAGTGCGCTGTTAACTCTGTTGGGCCCCTACTTAATTGGAGTAACGGTTGATGAGTTTATCATTGCAAAAAAAACAGCAGGTCTGTTGCAATTATTACTTTTCCTAGCAGTTATTTACTTACTAAATTCAATTGTTATCTGGCTCCAAAATCATCTGATGATTAGCATTGCCCAAAACACGGTTTATCGAATGAGAAGGCATTTATTTCGCCATCTTCACAGGCTACCCATCAGTTATTTTGACAAAAAAAAGCATGGTGAGTTAATGAGCAGACTAACCAATGATATGGAAAATGTTAGCAGTACCTTAAATAGCTCAGTTATCCAAATTTTTTCTAGTGTCCTTACATTAGTAGGCACAATTTCAGTAATGATTTACCTGAGCCCACTGTTAACGGCGATAACATTAACGATCGTGCCAATGTTATTCTTTGGAATGAAATGGATTACAATTCGAACTCGGAAATACTTTCGTGAGCAACAGCGAAACTTAGGTGAAATTAATGGGTTTATTGAAGAAACAATATCCGGTCAAAGCGTTGTAAAAACGTTTTCGCAAGAAGAAAAAGTAATTAAACAGTTTATGGAAAAAAATGAACAACTCAAAAAAACTGGCTATTGGGCACAAGCATACTCAGGCCTTATTCCAAAGTTAATGAATGTTTTAAATAATTTAAGTTTTGCTATTATCGCTTTTGCAGGTGGGATTCTTGCTCTTAATAATCTGATTTCAATTGGTGTTATTGTTATGTTCACACAATATTCCAGACAATTCACTCGTCCACTAAACGACCTTGCTAACCAATATAATTCACTACTATCTGCCGTTGCAGGGGCTGAACGTGTTTTTGAAGTGATGGATGAAGAAAAGGAACAAGAAGTAGTAAATAGTCTTGATCTTGATTCTGTTAAAGGAGATGTCGAGTTTCGTCATGTTTCATTTTCTTATGAGAGAGACGAGCCGATAATCTTTGATGTTTCTTTTCGAATCAACCAGGGTGAAACAGTAGCTCTCGTCGGACCGACTGGAGCAGGAAAAACAACAGTTATTAACTTACTTAGTCGGTTTTATGATCCGGATCAAGGTTTAGTTACGATTGACGGAAAAAATATCGCATTAATTAAACGGGATAGCCTAAGGCAACATATGGGCTTTGTCTTGCAAGATCCGTTTTTATTTGAAGAAACAATTCTAGAAAATATTCGTTACGGTAAACTTGAAGCAACTGATGATGAGGTTATTGAAGCTGCAAAGCAGGCTAATGCCGATTCATTTATTCGGAAGCTGCCTAACAAGTATCAAACTAAGCTATCCCAAGACGGTGAAGGAATTAGTCAGGGGCAAAAGCAACTTATTTCAATTGCTCGAGCGATACTTGCTAAACCAAGGATTTTAATTTTAGATGAAGCAACGAGTAGCATTGATACAATTACTGAAATTAAGATTCAAGAAGCATTACGCAGACTAATGAAAGGCCGCACGAGTTTTGTGATTGCCCATCGGCTTAATACGATCCAACAAGCAGACAAAATTATTGTATTAAACGAAGGACGACTAATTGAAGAAGGAACTCACGTTTCGTTATTGGAACAAAAGGGTTTTTATTTTCAGCTTTACAAGGGCCACTTGAAAAGTGAAGATGTGATTTATAAATAG
- a CDS encoding GNAT family N-acetyltransferase has translation MLWKLKTFEQLTNSELYNIIKERTNIFVVEQNCPYPELDDMDQAAYHLFCETESQINAYCRIIPKGHKYREVSIGRVIVTKEYRRTGIGSIVMRKAIDFVEKEMSETIIKIQAQDHLRNFYGSFGFKVISEVYLEDGIPHIDMIIDK, from the coding sequence ATGTTATGGAAATTAAAAACATTTGAACAGCTTACAAACAGTGAACTGTATAATATTATCAAAGAGAGAACCAATATATTTGTAGTCGAACAAAATTGTCCATATCCAGAGCTTGATGATATGGATCAGGCAGCTTATCATCTTTTTTGTGAGACGGAGAGTCAAATAAATGCCTATTGTAGAATTATCCCTAAAGGACATAAATATCGAGAAGTTTCAATTGGACGTGTCATTGTAACTAAGGAGTATCGACGAACAGGGATAGGATCAATAGTGATGAGAAAGGCGATTGATTTTGTTGAAAAAGAAATGTCTGAAACAATAATAAAAATTCAAGCCCAAGATCATTTAAGAAATTTCTACGGTAGTTTTGGTTTTAAAGTGATTTCCGAAGTGTATTTAGAAGATGGAATTCCTCATATTGATATGATAATAGATAAATAA
- a CDS encoding NAD(P)-binding protein: protein MLKNYPVNLQLKNKSAVIVGGGVIAERKLLKLLETEANITIVSPGLTEKIRNLAREKKVCWEKKLFSKGDLSKAFLVIAATSSKQVNREVFESCHEHQLINVVDDPKLSNFILPSTLHRGKLSIAVSTSGASPSLAKKIISELSEQFDDTYEDYLDFLGHSRVKIQVEIEDPAVRWRILQKLLEKEFLQLSRNNDREQRQKRFEELLQSEWESEL from the coding sequence GTGCTGAAGAATTATCCGGTTAACTTACAGTTAAAAAATAAATCTGCCGTTATTGTCGGCGGCGGTGTCATAGCAGAAAGAAAACTTTTAAAGCTGCTTGAAACAGAAGCTAATATTACGATTGTAAGTCCAGGGCTAACAGAAAAAATTCGAAACTTAGCGAGGGAAAAAAAAGTCTGTTGGGAAAAAAAGCTATTTTCAAAAGGAGATCTATCAAAGGCTTTTCTTGTGATTGCAGCAACAAGTTCCAAACAAGTAAATAGAGAAGTATTTGAATCGTGCCACGAGCACCAGTTAATTAATGTTGTCGATGATCCTAAGCTAAGCAATTTTATTTTACCATCAACATTACATAGAGGAAAGTTGTCTATTGCTGTTTCGACATCAGGCGCAAGCCCTAGTTTGGCGAAAAAAATAATTAGCGAGTTATCAGAACAATTTGATGATACATATGAAGACTATTTAGATTTTTTAGGACATTCTCGAGTAAAAATTCAAGTGGAAATAGAAGATCCTGCTGTAAGGTGGCGAATTCTCCAAAAGTTGCTTGAAAAGGAATTTTTACAACTATCAAGAAATAATGATCGTGAGCAAAGACAAAAGCGTTTTGAAGAGCTTTTACAAAGTGAGTGGGAGAGTGAATTGTAA
- a CDS encoding endonuclease/exonuclease/phosphatase family protein, with the protein MYTWQVDGEFIEDVNVLTVVSYNIHYGRGLDGKINLDRTIETLLEAKADIISLQEVERYSVRTLFTDQVNQIAVALNMNILYYPSISYPGLYYGNVILSRFPIVDKEILAFSNNREDRSALVAKLKLSAEEELVIINTHLGLNKNERKNAIKVINKLIKGIETPVFLTGDLNSTPEMNEYEIWTDRLKKSNQGTPLQTFNKRNWQIDYIFHSHHFEVKDVYVMDSAASDHYPIVGLFQFKSKKH; encoded by the coding sequence GTGTATACGTGGCAAGTTGACGGGGAATTTATTGAAGATGTCAATGTATTAACAGTAGTTAGCTATAACATTCATTACGGAAGAGGACTAGATGGAAAAATAAACTTAGATCGAACAATCGAAACATTATTAGAAGCTAAAGCCGATATTATTTCTTTGCAAGAGGTGGAACGCTATAGTGTTAGAACATTATTCACTGATCAAGTGAACCAGATAGCAGTGGCTCTTAATATGAATATTCTTTATTACCCATCAATTTCTTATCCTGGTTTATATTATGGAAATGTGATATTATCGCGATTCCCCATTGTAGATAAAGAGATTTTAGCTTTTTCAAATAATCGAGAAGACCGCTCAGCTCTTGTGGCAAAACTAAAGTTGTCAGCCGAAGAGGAGCTAGTCATCATTAACACTCATCTGGGCTTAAATAAAAACGAAAGAAAAAATGCGATTAAGGTTATTAATAAACTAATAAAAGGAATTGAAACACCTGTATTTTTAACGGGTGATTTAAACTCGACACCAGAAATGAATGAATATGAAATTTGGACAGATCGTCTCAAAAAGAGTAATCAAGGCACACCACTTCAAACGTTTAACAAAAGGAATTGGCAAATTGATTATATTTTTCATAGTCATCACTTTGAAGTTAAAGATGTCTATGTAATGGATAGTGCTGCATCTGACCACTATCCTATTGTTGGCCTGTTTCAGTTTAAATCGAAGAAGCATTAA
- a CDS encoding CAP domain-containing protein, which produces MMIKRIVLAVVIFSFCLPVVSHAQNIQFFKEPPFEHYKVSRGDTFWFIAKRYGLDYKALMRLNPEIEPRNMHVGEVIRLKAAAEHSSTFEDQVVTLVNQERSKAGLSPLTHRADVKNVAHKKAQDLINSNYFSHNSPNYGSPFDMLNTFGISYQAAAENIAKGQSSPEAVMNSWMNSQGHRANILNGQYNAIGVGFYHGAWVQMFIKTR; this is translated from the coding sequence ATGATGATAAAGAGAATAGTACTAGCAGTGGTAATTTTTTCGTTTTGTCTTCCTGTCGTATCTCATGCCCAAAATATTCAGTTTTTTAAGGAGCCGCCATTTGAGCATTATAAAGTTTCACGAGGAGACACTTTCTGGTTTATTGCCAAAAGGTACGGATTGGATTATAAAGCATTAATGCGGCTTAATCCAGAAATCGAGCCACGTAATATGCATGTAGGTGAAGTAATACGCCTAAAAGCAGCAGCAGAGCATTCAAGTACGTTTGAGGACCAAGTTGTAACATTAGTTAATCAAGAAAGAAGTAAGGCTGGTTTAAGTCCACTTACACATAGAGCTGATGTGAAAAATGTTGCCCATAAAAAAGCACAAGACTTGATTAATTCAAATTATTTTTCTCACAACAGTCCAAATTACGGCTCACCGTTTGATATGTTGAATACTTTTGGGATAAGTTATCAAGCAGCGGCTGAGAACATAGCTAAAGGACAATCATCACCTGAGGCGGTTATGAATTCATGGATGAATTCTCAAGGACATCGCGCAAACATTTTAAATGGACAATACAATGCGATAGGAGTAGGATTTTATCACGGTGCTTGGGTTCAAATGTTTATTAAAACAAGATAA
- a CDS encoding DUF2179 domain-containing protein, whose protein sequence is MIQALIILIAQLLYVPILTMRTILVVKGLKKQASIMGVLEGFIYVLAIGLVFSDLSNYMNMVAYAVGFGLGVYLGGMLEEKLAIGYVTIEANIPNKNLALVSKLREVGFSVSTDEVEGMNSTRYLFFCTARRDRESEFYDLICEYEPTAFVASYEPRNFRGGYITKGMKKRTEVFFKKRKQLVKEESKSEGI, encoded by the coding sequence ATGATACAAGCACTGATAATTTTAATTGCACAATTATTATATGTTCCAATCTTAACAATGCGAACAATTCTCGTCGTGAAAGGATTAAAAAAGCAAGCATCGATAATGGGAGTTCTTGAAGGATTTATCTATGTTCTTGCAATTGGGCTAGTTTTTAGTGATTTATCAAACTATATGAACATGGTTGCATATGCAGTTGGCTTTGGATTAGGAGTTTATCTAGGTGGTATGCTTGAAGAAAAATTAGCAATCGGTTACGTTACGATTGAAGCGAATATTCCTAATAAAAATTTGGCATTAGTAAGTAAGCTTCGAGAAGTCGGCTTTAGTGTTTCTACTGATGAGGTAGAGGGAATGAATTCGACCCGCTATTTATTTTTTTGTACTGCAAGGAGAGACCGAGAATCTGAATTCTACGATTTGATTTGTGAGTATGAACCGACGGCCTTTGTTGCGTCTTATGAACCAAGAAATTTCCGTGGTGGCTACATTACAAAGGGAATGAAGAAACGAACCGAAGTTTTCTTTAAGAAGAGAAAACAATTAGTCAAAGAAGAATCAAAAAGCGAGGGAATCTAA